Part of the Opitutus sp. ER46 genome is shown below.
CTGGCGCCGCCGGTGCGGGCGAGTTCCATGACACGCGCGGTGACGGCGGGGTCGAGGATGGACTTGCCGAGCGCGACATCACGGATCGCGAGAACCAGGCGGCGGGCGTCGATTTCCTTGAGCAGGTAACCGTGCGCGCCGGCGCGAATCGCGTCCTCCACGAGCCGGTCGTCGATCACGGACGTAAGAATCAGCACGCGGGTGTCGGGCGCCCGCCGGAGGATCTGCCGGCAGGCATCGAGCCCGGAGCCGTCGGGCAGGCGGATGTCGAGCAGCACGACCTGGGGCAGGAGCTGGACGCAGGCGGTGACGGCCGCGCCCACCGTGGCGGCCTCGCCGACGATCTGGAGGTCGGCTTCCGTGGCGAGGAGCGCGCGCAGGCCGACGCGGACCACTTCGCTGTCGTCGACGATGAGAACGCGGATCGGGGCGGGAGAGCTCATACGACCGGAGGCTGCGGTATTGGGAAGTTGGCGACGACGCGCGTGCCCTCGCCTGGACGGCTGGTGAGGCGCAAGGTTGCGCCCAGACGTTCGGCGCGCGCGCGCATGTTGGCGAGACCGAAGCCGCCGGCGCGTTCCTGGGCGACGTCGAAGCCGCGGCCATTGTCCTGCACCAGCAGGCAGACTTCGCCGTCGCCCCGGTGGAGGCGCACGGTGATTTGGGTGGCGGCGCCGTGGCGCAGGGCGTTGCTGATGGCTTCACGGGCGATCTGGAGCGCTTCGAGGTTCTGCTCGAGCGAGAGTTCAGCGGCGGCCTCGTCGTCGGCCTTGATCTCGATGCCGGTGGGCCGGCCGGCGCGGAGTTGTTCGAACAAGGCGGTGACCCCGCGGCTGAAGCTGGCGCGGCGGAGGTTCTCGGGCGCGAGTCCCGTGATGTAGGCGCGTACGTCGCGGATCGCGGCGTTGAGGCTGGCGCGGACCTCGTCGAGCCGGCGTTCGGCCTGGGCGGGATCGGCGCGGAGGAGCGGACGCATCGACTCCAGCGTCAGG
Proteins encoded:
- a CDS encoding response regulator transcription factor yields the protein MSSPAPIRVLIVDDSEVVRVGLRALLATEADLQIVGEAATVGAAVTACVQLLPQVVLLDIRLPDGSGLDACRQILRRAPDTRVLILTSVIDDRLVEDAIRAGAHGYLLKEIDARRLVLAIRDVALGKSILDPAVTARVMELARTGGASPRERLADLSPQEKRVLALLAEGNTNKEIGVKLGLSDKTVKNYLSTVFEKLQVSRRAEAAALYAGQKPEA
- a CDS encoding sensor histidine kinase encodes the protein MNPLPRFLGLALFVVLAILAALLAAPLWQRNAPDAPPASASASVSAAVADAPSTDAPATAAPALPVSPRSTPRVVHFSQRLPLVFALIGLVLALALVVSLSLRAGSAADTRAPFAATRQEIGTLTRLAQDSAARGEELSRERDVRRRAEEDAQLKQALLAQSVEEKIRLGRDLHDGIIQALYAAGLTLESMRPLLRADPAQAERRLDEVRASLNAAIRDVRAYITGLAPENLRRASFSRGVTALFEQLRAGRPTGIEIKADDEAAAELSLEQNLEALQIAREAISNALRHGAATQITVRLHRGDGEVCLLVQDNGRGFDVAQERAGGFGLANMRARAERLGATLRLTSRPGEGTRVVANFPIPQPPVV